CGAACACGAATGCCACCACACCCACCATCATGGCGGACACCGTCAGCAGGGCGGTCAGCAGTGAGGCGTGGCCGTAGGCGACGATGGTCGGCTTCACACCGCGCCGGAACAGCAGACGGTGCAGGGCGACCGGTGCGAGCGCGATGATCGCGCTGAGCGCCGCGAGTACCACCAGTACGAGGTAGAACGTCCGCTGCCCCGACGACAGGTCGGCGAACGCCGGCTGGAACGCGAGCGCCAGAAGGAATCCCGTCAGGATCTGGGTCCCGGTCTGCAGCACCCGCAGCTCCTGCAGGACCTCGCTCCAGTTGCGGTCCGCACGCTCGTTGGCCGTCTCCTCGCGCCCGTCGCCCGGGCGGGCGTCCGGCGCGGGGTCGGCGGCGGGTGAGGCCGATGTGGATCCCATGCGGCCATCCTCGCTCGCCACACTCGTCTGGGACAACAGGACGCTCCGACGGACGCAGCCGGTTCGACGCGGTCTCAGATCCGTGCTAGGCTCGCTTCTTGTGCCGCGGGGTGGAGCAGCTCGGTAGCTCGCTGGGCTCATAACCCAGAGGTCGCAGGTTCAAATCCTGTCCCCGCAACAGATGAAGAAGGCGTCCCGATGGGGACGCCTTCTTCTTTTTGCGTGCCGACCAGCAGATTCGTCACGCGGTGGCGGACGGGTTCGCGTCTGGCTCCTGTGTCAGCGCCTCCTCCATGTCGCCGAGGAATCGGACGATCGCGCGCAGTTCGTCGTCGCTGTAGGACTCCACCGCCACGCGCATCTTCGTCATGCGCGCGCCGAGGTGTCGATAGAACTCGGTGCGCGCCGCCTCGGACAGCACGACGATCCGGGCGCGTCGGTCGTGGGGGTGCGGTCGCCGTTCGAGGTGACCGCTCCGGGTCAGCCGGTCGAGCAGCTTCGTCGTGGAGGCGGTGGAGATGGCCAGATGCGACGCGATGTCGTGGGGCGACACCCAGTGCCCGCGCTGCTCCCGCACGATGAGCATGCGCAGGGCGGCGAGGTCGCTCGCGTTCATGTCCATGTCGCCGCGTAGAGTTCCGTGCATACGGTCCATCGCGTCGGAGAATGCACGCACGGCACGCATCGCCTCGAGCACGAGCCCGTCGCGGGGAGTCGTGGGTACCCATCTCTCCTGCACCGTGTGGACACCTCCTGTCAGAGTAGGTAGTATCGCTGAAAATCGCTAGATAAACTAGCAATGGAGGTAATCGCATGTCGCCGACAGAGCTCGTCGTCCTACTCGATGACGACGGACGGGAGATCGGCACGGCTCCGAAGGCCAGTGTGCACGGAACCGACACTGCGCTGCACCTCGCATTCTCCTGCCACGTCTACAACTCCCGAGGCGAAACCCTCGTCACTCGGCGCGCGCTCGACAAGGGCACCTGGCCGGGGGTGTGGAGCAACTCCTTCTGCGGACACCCGCGTCCCGCCGAGCCCGTCATCGATGCCGTCCACCGGCGCGCCGAGCACGAGCTGGGCATCACGCTGCGCGACGTGCGACTCGCCCTCCCCCTGTTCCGCTACCGCGCCGTCGACGCGAGCGGCATCGTGGAGCACGAAGTCTGCCCCGTTTACATCGCGGTGACGGACGACGAGCCCGACCTCAATCCGCGCGAGGTGGCCGAGGCTCGCTGGGTCGACCCGGTGGGATTGGCCACGGGATTGCGCGTGACCCCGTGGGCCTTCAGCCCCTGGCTCGTGCTCCAGGCCGAGCAGCTCGACGTGCTCTCCAACGGGCAGGAGCGGAGAGCCTCGTGATCGAGCTCGCTCCCGAGCACCGCGAGAGCGTCGACGGTGCCATCGATCGCGCCCTGACGCGATTGGCCGCGCGCGCCCGACCCCACGGCGAATCGGCGCAAGCCCTCACCGCCGCCGTTCACGCCGCCGCGGCCGACGGCAAACGGCTGCGCCCGGCACTGGTCGTCGCCGCGTTCACGGCGTATGGCGGGGACACGGATGCCGTCCCCGCACTGTGGGACGTCGCAGCCGCGTTCGAGATCCTGCACACGGCGCTCCTCGTCCACGACGACCTGATCGACCGCGACGACGAGCGCCGTGGCATCCCGAATGTCTCGGGGCGATTCCGCGCGCGGGCCCAGAGCTTCGGGGCAGATGCGCACGGCACGGCCGTCGTCGCGGATGCTGCGGCCGTCCTCGCGGGGGATCTTCTCCTCTTCGAGGCCACGCGCCTGGTCGCGACAGCGGCTCTCACCGACGTCGAGCGGGACGAGTTGTTCGCGGTGCTCGACGAAGCGCTCCTCGTGTCGGCGGTCGGCGAACTGGCCGACGCCGAGCACGCGGCACGCGCCGATCTACCCGACGCCGAAGCGCTGCTGACCGCGGCACACGACAAGACGGCCGTGTACTCCTTCCGCGCCCCGTTGCGCGCCGGCGCCATCCTCGCCGGCGCCGCCTCGCACCCCGCCCTCGCCGACGCGGCGGCGGCCCTCGGGCTCGCGTTCCAACTCGTCGACGACCTGATCGGCACTTTCGGCTCCCGCAGCCAAGCCGGGCGAGACCCCGGCGCCGATCTGCGCGAGGCCAAGCGAACGCCGCTGATCGCGCTGGCACGGCAGAGCGAGTCGTGGTCCCGCGTGAGCGACGCTCTGGCCGAGGCCCATACGGGACCGATCGCCGTGCGCCGTGCGCAGCGCGAGATCGAGGCGAGCGGTGCACGTGCGGGTGTCGAGGAGCTCGTGCGAGCCAACCTCCGCCGCGCCCGGGCCCACGCGGCATCCCCCGAGCTGCCGCCCCCTGCCGTCATGCTCCTCGCGGGGATCGCGGATGCCATCGAGCGGCGCATTCCGTGACGGGCGGTGAGCTGTACGACCGGTGCGCGCGCGATGCCGCAGCGGCCGTCATCGCGAACTACTCGACGTCCTTCGCGCTCGCGACGCGTCTCCTCGGACCGCGCGTACGCCCCCAGGTGCGCGAGATCTACGCGCTGGTCCGTGTGGCCGACGAGATCGTCGATGGCGCCGCTGAGGCCGCCGGTCTCGACCGCGATCAGCAACGTGTACTCCTGGACGCCTTGGAGACCGAGACCCTCGCGGCCATAGACCGCGGATTCAGTGTCGACCTCATCGTTCATGCATTCGCCACGACGGCTCGCTCCTGCGGCATCGGCGAAGACCTCATCCGTCCGTTCTTCTCGTCGATGCGCACCGATCTCGACCTCGCCGCGCACGACGCGGCATCCCACGAGTCCTACGTCTACGGTTCCGCCGAGGTGGTCGGCCTCATGTGCCTGCAGGTGTTCGTCAACGCAGGTTCCCCGGTACCGCGCGCCCCCGACGCGCGCCTGGTCGAGGGTGCCAGACGGCTGGGAGCCGCCTTCCAGGACATCAACTTCCTGCGCGACCAGGCAGACGACTCCGAGCGCCTGGGCCGGGACTATCTCGGGATCGGCGGGACGACCGACCGAGCCACCGTGCTCAAGCGCATCGATCGCGACCTCGACGCCGCGGCCGCCGTGATCCCCGAGCTGCCACGGGATTGCCGACGCGCCGTCACGACAGCCCACGGCCTGTTCAGAGAGCTCGCCATACGTCTGCGCGACTCGGACGAGAACGTGCGCGTCAGCGTTCCCCGCACCGTCAAGGCACGGATCGCCGCTCGGGCGATCGCGGGCCGCGCACCCCGGAGGTCTCCCTCATGAGCCGCACAGCGACGATCATCGGCGGTGGCATCGCGGGGCTCGCGACCGCAGCCCTTCTCGCGGAGGACGGCTGGTCGGTCACGCTCTTCGAGGCCCGCGACGACGTCGGCGGGCGCGCGGGCAGCTGGACGCGCGATGGATTCCGCTTCGATACCGGCCCGAGCTGGTACCTCATGCCCGAGGTGTTCGATCACTTCTTCGCCCTGCTGGGCACGAGCTCTGAGGCCGAGCTCGATCTCGTGCCCCTGACCCCCGCATACCGCGTGTACGCGCAGCCCGACGGCGAGGGCCCCGGTGACCGCGTCGACGTCGTCACGGGCCGGGACGCCGTGCGGGAACTGTTCGAGTCGCGCGAACCCGGCTCGGGTCCGCGCCTGGATGCGTATCTCGACTCCGCGGCGGACGCGTACGACCTGGCGGTGTCGCAGTTCCTGTACGACACCTACGCCTCGACCGAGGGCCTGCGCGACCGTCGGGTGCTGTCGCAGTTGGGGCGCCTCGCACCGCTGCTGTTGCGGCCCCTCGCGTCGCACGTCGCCCGGTTCTTCTCCGACCCCGTGCTGCGCCAGATCCTGGGCTACCCGGCGGTCTTCCTGGGCGCCTCGCCGTTCGACGCGCCGAGTCTCTACCACCTGATGTCGCACCTCGATCTCGATGACGGCGTGCAGTACCCCCGCGGTGGCTTCACGGAGGTGATCGCGGCGATAGAGCGGTTGGCCCGCGCCCGCGGTGTCGACATCCGTACGAACGCCGCAGTCGACGAGATCCTCGTCGAGAACCGATCGGCGACGGGGGTCAGGCTTGCCGACGGGCACGTCCACCTCTCCGACATCGTCGTCTCCGGCGCCGACCTCCACCACACCGAGACGGCCCTCCTGCCCGCCGCGCACCGCGCCTACCCCGAACGGTGGTGGCGACGCCGCAAGCCCGGCCCCGGCGCCCTGCTGCTCCTTCTCGGGGTAGACGGAGACCTCCCGGAGCTGGAGCACCACACGCTGTTGTTCGCCCGCGACTGGGAGAAGAACTTCGGCGACATCTACGGTGCGCAGACGCGTATTCCCGAACCGGCATCCCTGTACGTGTGCCGTCCGTCGGCGACCGATGACACCGTGGCGCCCGCGGGATCGGAGAACCTGTTCGTCCTGGTTCCGATTCCCGCCGACCCCGCACTCGGTCACGGCGGCGTCGATCGCGGCGGCGACGCGCGCGTGGAAGAGATGGCCGATCGGGTCATCGATCAGATCGCACAGTGGGCCGGCATCCCTGATCTCGCCGCCCGCGTCCGCGTGCGTCGCACGATCATGCCCGCCGACTTCGAGCAGGATCTGCATGCGTGGCGCGGCGGGGCGCTCGGGCTGTCGCACACGCTCACTCAGAGCGCGATCTTCCGCCCCCGCAACGCGTCGTCGAAGGTCGCCGACCTCTACTACGCCGGCTCGACGGTGCTGCCCGGCATCGGGCTTCCCATGTGCCTCATCTCGGCGGAACTCGTGGTCAAGCGCCTCCGCGGCGACCGCGGAGCCGGGCGACTTCCCGTGCCGGCGCGGGCGGAGGACTGACGTGCCCGGACTGTACCTGGCGTGCCTGCTCGTGTCCGCCACCGGACTCGCGCTGCTCGACGCGCGCTTCCGGCTCGTACTGTGGTCGGCGGGCGCCGGTCGCGCTGCGGCGGCGATCGCCCTCGGAACGGCCTTCTTCCTCGCGTGGGATGCCGTCGGCATCGCCGCGGGGGTGTTCGTCAAGGGCGACAGCCCTCTCCTGCTGGGTTGGGACCTCGCCCCCCACCTTCCGGTGGAGGAACCGGTCTTCCTGGCCTTCCTCTGCTACCTGGCCCTCCTCGTACACGGGGCCGTGAGCCGGCGTCAGGAGCGGATGCGGGTCGCGGACGAGAAGGCGTGATGTACGGCGTGATCGTGCTGCCGTTCGTCGCGGTGACGATCGCCGTGACCCTCGCCACCCTGCGGATGCCGCACTTCCCCGCTCGCATGGCGGGGTCCGGCATCGCCGCGGCCGTGCTGCTGATACTCACCGCCGTCTTCGACAATGTCATGATCGCGGCGGGCCTCTTCACCTACCCGGAGCATCTCATCAGCGGGGTGCGCATCGGCCTCGCACCCATCGAAGACTTCTCCTACCCGCTCTGCGCCGCGTTCCTCGTGCCCGCGGTGCGCACTCTCCTCGAACGGCGGCGCGTCTCATGACCGGAACCCTGCGGCAGCTCCTTCTCGCGTCGAGACCCGTCAGCTGGATCAACACCGCGTACCCGTTCGCGGCGGCGTACCTGCTTTCCACGCGACAGATCGACGCCACGCTCATCGTCGGCACGATCTTCTTCCTGGTGCCCTACAACCTCGCGATGTACGGCATCAACGATGTGTTCGACTACGAATCCGATCTCCGCAATCCCCGTAAGGGGGGCGCACAGGGGTCGGTCCTCGACCGACGCTTCCATCGTGTCACGTTGTGGGCCTCTGCGATCGCATCCTTGCCCTTCTTCGTCTACCTCGCCATCGTCGGCTCACCGGCGTCGTGGCTCGTCCTCGCACTCAGCCTCTTCTTCGTCGTGTTCTATTCCGCTCCCCCGCTCCGGCTCAAGGAGCGACCCGTAGCCGACTCGATCACGAGCAGCATCCACTTCTTCTCCCCCGCCGTCTACGCTCTCGTGCTCGCCGGTGCGACCTGGACCTGGCCGCTCGTCGCGGTCATCGCCGCGTTCGCGCTATGGGGCGTGGCCTCCCACGCGTTCGGTGCGGTGCAGGACATCGTCGCCGACCGGGAGGCGGGCATCGCCTCCGTCGCCACAGTCCTGGGGGCCCGACCGACCGTCCGGCTCGCGCTGGGCTGCTACGCCGCCGCCGGACTCGTCGTCCTCGGCGCGGCCTGGCCCGGCCCGTTCGCGGCCCTGCTGGTGATCCCCTACCTCGTTGCCGTGTGGCCGTATCGTCATCTCGCCGACGCGGACTGCGCCGCAGCGACCACGGGGTGGCGCCGCTTCCTATGGATCAATCAGCTGACCGGCTTCGGCGTGACGCTCCTGCTCATCTGGTGGTGGTTCGTCGCCTGATGCCGCAGTGGCCCTGACACCGCGCCGGCCTCACGCTTCGACGGCGCTGCGCATACGCCGACGGGCGGGTCCCCCATGGAGGAACCCGCCCGTCGGATCGTCTCGTGTCGTCAGTCGCCGCTCAGCGCGAGCAGCCGCTCGACGGCATCCGTGAGCTTCTTGTCGGCCTCGGCGAAGGCCGTGAGGTCTCCCGCCTTCAGTGCCGCGTCCCGCTCCTCCATCGCCGTGCGGGCGGCCGCCAGCGCCTGCTCGAGCGAATCGCCGTTCTGGCCGCCGGTGCCGGGATCGGTACCCGGCGTCTCGCTCGGCGACGGAGTCGGTGTCGGCGTCGGCGTCACGTCTCCGTCGCCGGTGCTGGCACCGGAATCTCCGCCGAAGATCTCGTCGAGCGCCTCCTGCAGCGTGTCTTCGAAGGCAACCTTGTCACCGAAGGCGACGAGGATCTTCCGGAGCGCCGGCAGCTGGGTTCCGCTGGAGGCCTGCACGAAGACGGGCTGCACGTAGAGCAGACCGCCGCCGACCGGCAGCGTCAGCAGGTTGCCGTTGAGTACCTCGGACTGCCCCTGCTTCAGCAGGTTCACCTGCGAGGAGATCTCCTGGTTCGAGTTGAAGGTGTTCTGCACCTGACCCGGGCCCGGCACGCTCACGTCGGCACTGATCTCCAGCATCCGCAGCTTGCCGTACCCCTCGCCCTTCACGCCCTTCTCCGACCCGGCGTTCGCATCGACGGCCAAATAGCCCATCAGCACGTTCCTCGACCCCTCGCCCTCGGAGGCAGGGATGAACGACGAGAACATCGAGTACGACGGAGCGTCCTGCCCCGGCATCTGCATCGTCAGGTAGTACGGAGGCTGGAGCACATCGCGGTTGGACACCGGGTCGTTCGGCGTCTTCCACGCGTTGTCGCGCGCGTAGAACGAGGCTGCGTCGTCGACGTGGTAGGTGCCGAGCATGGCGCGCTGCACCTTGAAGAGGTCGCTCGGGTAGCGCACGTGGCTCATCAGATCGCCGGACATCTCCGAGATGGGCTTGAGCGTGTTCGGATACACGTTCTGCCACGCCTTGAGCAGCGGGTCGGTCTCGTCCCACGCGTACAGCGTGACGGAGCCGTCGTACGCGTCGACGGTCGCCTTCACGGAGTTGCGGATGTAGTTGATGTCGTCGAGCGCGACGCGCGCGGCGGTTGTCGTCGTGTCGCTGATGGCCTGACGGAGGCTCACGATCGACGAGTACGGGTAGTTCGCACTCAGCGTGTACCCGTCGACGATCCAGACGATCCGGCCGTCGACGATCGACGGGTACGGGTCGTTGTCGAGCTCGAGGTACGGTGCCGCCTTCTGCACACGCGTCAGCGGATCGCGGTCGTAGAGGATCTGCGACTTCTCGTTGACGGCATCCGAGAAGAGGATGTCGGTCGACTGGAACTTCAGGGAGTAGATGAGCCGGTTGAAGATGCCACCGATCTCCGGCCCACCGTCGCCCGAGAAGGTCGTCTTCGTCTGCGCCGCGCCCTCGTCGGTGCCGCGCGGGTAGTCCAGCTCGATGTCGTCCGTACCCTCGGGCGCGCCGACGATCGAGTAGGTGGGCGACGACTCGCCGAAGTAGATCCGCGGCTCGTACTTCTCCTGCGACGTCAGCACGCCCGAAGCCGGGATTCCACGCTCGAGGAAGACGGGGTCGCCGTCGGGCGTGCGGTCGTTACCCTTTGCCGCGACCATGCCGTAGCCGTGGGTGTAGACGAGCGTCGTGTTGTACCACGATGCCGCCTGACCGAGCTGGGAGAGGTTGAGCTCACGCACGGCCGTGACCGTGTCCTGCGACTTGCCGTCGATCTCGTACCGGTCGACGTCGAGCGCCTCGGGGAACTGGTAGTACGACCGGTACTGCTCCAGCTGACGCACCGTCGGCGGGATGATCGCCGGGTCCATGATGCGGATGGACGAGGTGGTCTCGGCATCCTCGCGCAACTGGCCGGACTCCACCGTGGTGCGCGCGGTGTAGTCCTCCTTCTCGAGGCCGTCGATGCCGTACGCGGCCTTCGTCGCGTCGATGTTGCGCTGGTAGTAGGTGCTCTCGAGGCGCTCCTGGTTGGGGATCACCTGGAACTGGTTGACGAACCACGGGTACGCGACGCCCACGACGAGCGACGACACGATGAGAAGACCGGTCGCGATGAGCGGGAAACGCCAGCGACCGATGATCGCCGTGACGAAGAACAGCGCGGCGACGATCGCCGCGACGATCGAGAGGATCGCAAGCCCGGGGATGATCGCGTTCACATCGGTGTAGCCGGCGCCGGTGATGCGATCGTTCTGGGCGAGGAGCGTCTTGTAGCGGTCGAGCCAGATGCTGACCGCCTGCACCGCGAGGTAGAGACCCGCCAGCACGGCGAGCTGGATACGCGCCGACTTCGAGATCCGAAGCTCGCGCTGGCCGACGCGAACGGCACCGTAGAGGTAGGCGACGACGGCGGTGACAGCGAGGCACACGAGCAGAACGGCTGACGCGAAGCCGAGAACGGAGCTGTAGAACGGGAGCTCGAAGAGATAGAAGCCGGTGTCCAGACCGAACTGCGGGTCGGCCTTCCCCGTGGAAACGCGGTTCAGCCACAGCCACACCGTCTCCCACTGGGCCGACGCGGCGAAGCCGGAGAAGAACCCGAAGAAGACCGGGATTCCCCACATCGCGAGACGGCGCAGCGGCTCGACCACCTCCTGGTAGTGGTCGAGTTGCGAGGTGAGCCGGGCGTACACCGGCCGTAGTCGGTAGGCGAGCTGGATGGCCACGAAGACGGGGATCGCCATGGCGGCGAAGCCGATGACGAACATGGTCACGCGCGCGGTCCACTGCGTCACGAGGACGCTGTCGAACCCGAGCTGCTCGTACCACAGCCAGTCGGCGAAGAGGCTCGCGAAGGTGAAGAACGCCACCACGAGGGCGGCGATCACCGCGAGGGTGATGCCGACGGCGCGGCGGAGCGGACTGGGCGTGGCCTGGTTCGGCGCTGAGGTCGTGGTCACCCCTCCATCCTAGGCGCGTGCATTCTGGGTGGATGCCGTGGGGATTCCTCGACTTCTCCCGGCACCGAGCCGCGACAGGCGACGGTGAGGGCGGGAGTCAGCGGCAGGTCGGGAGGGTGTCGAGGTCTCCCCCGTCTCGCAGCGTCGAGAGCACGTCGAGCGCATCGTCGAGAGTGGCGACCGAGAAGACGCGGAGCCCGGCGGGTACATGGCCGACGACCTCGTTGCAGTTGCTCTCGGGAGCGAGGAAGTAGTCCGCGCCCGCTCCCGAAGCGCCGTAGAGCTTCTGGCGGATGCCGCCGATCGGCCCGACCGTCCCCGCCGAATCGATCGTTCCGGTTCCCGCGACGTCCAGGCCCCCGTTGAGCTCCCCCTCGCTGAGGGTGTCGATGATCCCGAGCGCGAACATCATCCCGGCGCTCGGGCCGCCGACGTTGTCGAGCTGGATGGTCACGTCGATGGGGAACACGTAGTCGTGCAGCGTCGTCACCCCGATGAGCCAGAGCTGCTCGCCGTCGATGTCGGTGCGCCGGGGCTGGATCTCGACGTCCTCCGTCTTGTCGCCGCGCTCGATGGTCAGCCGGACGGGCGCGCCGTCGGCCGCATTGATGAGGTCGCGGAGCGCGCCGGTATCGGTGACGGCGGTGCCGTCGACGGCACGGATGATGTCGTCGGGCTCGAGGATGCCGGTCGCCGCGGAGTCATCGGTGAGCGAGTAGACGCGAACCATCGGCTTCACGTCGTAGCCGAGCTCGGTGAGCGCCGCGGCCGTCGCCTCCTTCTGCGAGTCGACCATCATCGCCGCACTCTGCTCGTTGCGCTCCTCGGTGGTCTGATCGGCCGGGAAGATGTCGTCGAGGGGAAGGACCGCACGCGAAGGATCGAACCACGCGAGCGCGAGCTCGAACCACGACGGTGTGCGATCGCGATTGCCGACGACCTGCACCGTGAGGAGGTCGAGCGAACCGCTCGTCTCGAAGGTGTCGGCGCCGGCCACCGAGATCAGCGGCACCTGGGTGCCGTCGGGTCCCTCCGCCGTCCCGAGCGTGTTGAAGACGGGACCGGGCTGCTGGACGACGAACGACGTGGGCAGGACGGTGAGAGCGAGAAGCGCGACGAGGGCGACGGTGACCGCCCAGATGCCCGCGATCGTGGTGCGCGGCATCCGCCGGCGAGGGGCGCGCACGATGTCGTCGCGTTCATCGAACAGTGCCACGTCTGACCTTCCTGGCCGGACGTTCGCCGCCGGCGTACACGAGACGGGTCCGAGCCGGACGGGCCGCGAACACGTGCGACTAGCGTAGAACGCGATGTCATCATCCTGCTGAAAGGCGCCTGACATGACCGACGACGAGCGACCCGACCCCGACGACTTCGCGGAGATCCTCCGCAATCTGCTCGGCGGGCACGGCGGGTTCGACCCCGAGCAGCTCGAGCAGCTGCGCGGGTTGGGGATCGACCCGGCGATGGCCCAGCAGATGATGCGCCAGCTCCAGGGCGCATTCGCCGCCGGCGGCGACGGCGGCATCGACTGGTCGTCGGCGCGCACGCAGGCACTGCACTTGGCCAACAAGGACGGGCTGGGGATCACGACCGGCGACCGTCAGGACTTCGATCAGGCGTTCGGCCTCGCAACCCTGTGGCTCAGTGAGGCGACGGCCATCTCCGATCTCCCGACGCCCGCTCGAGCGCTCACGCGCGGACAGTGGGTCGAGGCGACGCTCCCCGTGTGGCAGGAGCTCGCCGAGCCGGTAGCGACCTCGATCGCGGACGCGATGACCGAGGCCATCGGCACGCAGCTCCCGGAGGAGATGCGGGACGTCGCGGCCGGCGCCGGCCGCCTCATGCGGACGGTCGGCGGCTCGCTCTTCGCCGCGCAGCTGGGAGCGGTGATCGGCGCGCTGTCGCAGGAGGTGGTGTCGGGAGGCGATGTCGGCATCCCGGTGATGCCCGACGGGCAAGCCGCCATCCTGCCGCAGAACTTCGCGGACTTCGGGCGCGACCTCGAGATCGACGACGAGCAGCTGGCGTTGTACCTGGCCACCCGCGAACTCGCCCACGCTCGCCTCTTCCGGCACGCCCGCTGGCTGCGCCTTCACGTCATCTCGCAGGTGACCGAGTTCGCCCGCGGCCTGCACGTCGACACCGACGCTCTCGAGGAACTCGCGTCGCGCTTCGATCCCTCGGCGCCG
This genomic window from Candidatus Microbacterium phytovorans contains:
- a CDS encoding PDZ domain-containing protein, with protein sequence MALFDERDDIVRAPRRRMPRTTIAGIWAVTVALVALLALTVLPTSFVVQQPGPVFNTLGTAEGPDGTQVPLISVAGADTFETSGSLDLLTVQVVGNRDRTPSWFELALAWFDPSRAVLPLDDIFPADQTTEERNEQSAAMMVDSQKEATAAALTELGYDVKPMVRVYSLTDDSAATGILEPDDIIRAVDGTAVTDTGALRDLINAADGAPVRLTIERGDKTEDVEIQPRRTDIDGEQLWLIGVTTLHDYVFPIDVTIQLDNVGGPSAGMMFALGIIDTLSEGELNGGLDVAGTGTIDSAGTVGPIGGIRQKLYGASGAGADYFLAPESNCNEVVGHVPAGLRVFSVATLDDALDVLSTLRDGGDLDTLPTCR
- a CDS encoding zinc-dependent metalloprotease, yielding MTDDERPDPDDFAEILRNLLGGHGGFDPEQLEQLRGLGIDPAMAQQMMRQLQGAFAAGGDGGIDWSSARTQALHLANKDGLGITTGDRQDFDQAFGLATLWLSEATAISDLPTPARALTRGQWVEATLPVWQELAEPVATSIADAMTEAIGTQLPEEMRDVAAGAGRLMRTVGGSLFAAQLGAVIGALSQEVVSGGDVGIPVMPDGQAAILPQNFADFGRDLEIDDEQLALYLATRELAHARLFRHARWLRLHVISQVTEFARGLHVDTDALEELASRFDPSAPEELRQALESGALLPARSEAQTAALARLENLLATIEGWVDVVTADATIRLPAADRIAEAVRRRRAVGGPAERAMGSLVGLELRPRRLREAAAMWRAVTDAVGTAERDALWDYPDLMPSAEDIDDPAALVERLRAHARGDAPVRDAMDDALDALLAEAADAEAAPEQGEDRSDRRDSADDGPEGPRPV